A stretch of Hemitrygon akajei unplaced genomic scaffold, sHemAka1.3 Scf000049, whole genome shotgun sequence DNA encodes these proteins:
- the LOC140721005 gene encoding apolipoprotein L3-like, with translation MNRYIRELKEIANGVDRYHKGATIANVTGSSLGAVGGVLVLAGIITAPTTAGISLVLTAVGASIGGAGTATKLTADLVEYGEKSTKQIEVDVIIKLYKSDLNEILEHLTEIFSVLQSHLVEGEITESYYNEIKTGVRAGYRCYSFIKQTAKVTRSIMAKQVLSKTTALEKLAKKPTALSGIARTETKCPLYGTPIITVASGVMAVVSILLDIYSIAKDSIELNQGSESEAAKKIRDQAQKIEEVLKDHRVICKILERFLRVTGYRRW, from the coding sequence ATGAACAGATATATACGTGAACTAAAAGAGATTGCAAATGGTGTTGATCGGTATCATAAAGGTGCaacaattgcaaatgttactggaTCATCTCTGGGGGCTGTAGGTGGTGTACTAGTCTTAGCTGGAATAATTACTGCTCCTACCACGGCAGGCATCTCCTTGGTACTCACTGCTGTGGGAGCGAGTATAGGTGGAGCTGGTACTGCCACTAAACTTACAGCTGACCTCGTTGAATATGGTGAGAAGTCGACAAAACAAATAGAGGTAGATGTGATCATAAAACTATATAAAAGTGATCTGAATGAAATTTTAGAACACTTGACAGAGATCTTCAGTGTTCTCCAGTCTCATCTCGTTGAGGGAGAAATTACAGAATCTTATTATAATGAAATCAAAACGGGCGTTAGGGCTGGATATCGATGTTATTCCTTTATCAAGCAAACAGCGAAAGTGACAAGATCAATAATGGCCAAACAAGTATTGAGTAAAACAACTGCCCTCGAAAAACTAGCTAAGAAACCGACAGCACTGAGTGGCATTGCTCGAACAGAAACGAAATGTCCACTTTATGGCACTCCCATAATAACAGTTGCTTCAGGAGTTATGGCAGTAGTCTCTATATTGTTGGATATCTACTCGATTGCAAAGGACTCAATTGAGCTCAACCAGGGAAGTGAATCTGAAGCGGCTAAAAAGATACGAGATCAAGCTCAGAAGATAGAGGAAGTATTAAAAGACCATAGAGTCATCTGTAAAATTCTAGAAAGATTCTTGAGAGTGACTGGGTACAGGCGTTGGTAA